The following are from one region of the Pantoea cypripedii genome:
- the hypB gene encoding hydrogenase nickel incorporation protein HypB — MCSTCGCGEGNRYIEGDEHNPHSAFRSAPFAPVGRPVQQITGVKFAPTEDQQGDLHYGHGVAGTHAPGITQRRMLEIELDVLDKNQQLATYNRAQFAAQRQLALNLVSSPGSGKTTLLTETLKRLQGRVSCAVIEGDQQTVNDAARIRATGTPAIQVNTGKGCHLDAQMIRDAMLRLPLAAEGVLFIENVGNLVCPAGFDLGERHKVAVLSVTEGEDKPLKYKYMFAAASLMLLNKIDLLPYLQFDVAKCLAYAREVNPEIKIICLSATSGAGMDEWIDWLEAERCA; from the coding sequence ATGTGTAGTACCTGCGGTTGCGGCGAAGGCAACCGGTATATCGAAGGGGACGAGCACAATCCGCATTCGGCTTTCCGCAGCGCGCCTTTTGCGCCGGTTGGGCGTCCGGTGCAGCAAATCACCGGCGTGAAATTCGCCCCCACAGAAGATCAACAGGGCGACCTGCATTACGGCCACGGCGTGGCGGGTACCCACGCGCCGGGCATCACCCAGCGCCGGATGCTGGAAATAGAACTGGATGTGCTGGACAAAAACCAGCAGCTGGCGACTTATAACCGCGCGCAGTTTGCGGCGCAACGTCAGCTGGCGCTGAATCTGGTCTCCAGCCCCGGTTCCGGTAAAACCACGCTGCTGACCGAAACCCTGAAGCGTTTGCAGGGGCGCGTTTCCTGCGCCGTGATTGAAGGGGATCAGCAGACGGTGAACGATGCTGCGCGTATTCGCGCCACCGGTACGCCTGCGATTCAGGTCAACACTGGCAAAGGTTGCCATCTTGATGCTCAGATGATCCGTGATGCCATGTTGCGCCTGCCACTGGCCGCGGAGGGCGTGTTGTTTATTGAGAATGTCGGCAACCTGGTGTGTCCGGCGGGGTTTGATCTGGGAGAGCGCCATAAAGTGGCGGTGCTTTCGGTCACCGAAGGTGAAGACAAGCCGCTGAAATACAAATATATGTTCGCTGCCGCATCGTTGATGCTGTTGAACAAAATCGATCTGCTGCCTTATTTACAGTTCGATGTGGCGAAGTGCCTGGCTTATGCCCGTGAGGTGAATCCGGAGATTAAAATTATCTGCCTTTCCGCTACCAGCGGTGCCGGTATGGATGAGTGGATCGACTGGCTGGAGGCGGAACGATGTGCATAG
- a CDS encoding HypC/HybG/HupF family hydrogenase formation chaperone has product MCIGIPGQIVAREADGSARVDVCGVQRDVNLALVGDAAVGQWVLVHVGFAMSVIDEAEARDTLDALQNMFAVEPDVGALLYGEERS; this is encoded by the coding sequence ATGTGCATAGGGATCCCCGGCCAGATTGTGGCGCGCGAGGCTGATGGCAGTGCCAGAGTGGATGTTTGTGGCGTACAACGTGATGTCAATCTGGCGCTGGTGGGCGATGCCGCCGTGGGTCAGTGGGTACTGGTGCACGTCGGTTTTGCCATGAGCGTGATTGACGAAGCAGAAGCCCGCGACACCCTGGATGCGCTGCAAAACATGTTTGCGGTGGAGCCGGATGTCGGAGCATTGCTTTATGGCGAGGAGCGCAGCTGA
- the hypD gene encoding hydrogenase formation protein HypD, producing the protein MRYVDEYRDPARVMQLIDRLQARAPLLTYSEQRPLRMMEVCGGHTHAIFRFGLDQLLPKNIEFIHGPGCPVCVLPMGRIDSCIEIASHPEVIFCTFGDAMRVPGKNGSLLQAKARGADVRVVYSPMDALHLAQQHPQRKVVFFGLGFETTMPATAITLQQAKALGVTNFTFFCQHITLIPTLHSLLSQPDNGIDAFLAPGHVSMVIGTAAYDFIADQFSRPLVVAGFEPLDLLQGVLMLVEQKIAGHSQVENQYKRVVPDAGNALAQRAMGEVFCVQGESEWRGLGVIAESGVRLTEPYRQFDAEAHFRPQPQQVYDDPRARCGDVLTGRCKPHQCPMFGSGCNPQNAFGALMVSSEGACAAWYQYRSQEVNA; encoded by the coding sequence ATGCGTTACGTGGATGAATACCGCGATCCTGCCAGGGTGATGCAACTGATTGACAGGTTGCAGGCCCGCGCGCCGCTGCTGACTTATAGCGAACAGCGGCCGCTGCGCATGATGGAAGTGTGTGGCGGCCATACCCACGCCATTTTCCGCTTTGGCCTCGACCAGTTGTTGCCGAAAAACATCGAGTTTATACACGGGCCGGGTTGCCCGGTGTGCGTATTACCGATGGGTCGCATCGATAGCTGCATTGAAATCGCCAGCCACCCGGAGGTGATTTTCTGCACTTTTGGCGATGCGATGCGCGTGCCGGGTAAGAACGGCTCACTGCTACAGGCTAAAGCGCGCGGGGCGGATGTGCGGGTGGTGTATTCGCCGATGGATGCCCTGCATCTGGCGCAGCAACACCCGCAACGCAAAGTGGTGTTTTTCGGTCTGGGCTTTGAAACCACCATGCCCGCCACTGCCATCACGTTGCAGCAGGCCAAAGCGCTGGGCGTGACCAACTTCACCTTCTTTTGTCAGCACATCACCCTGATTCCGACGTTGCATAGCCTGCTTTCTCAGCCGGACAACGGCATCGATGCCTTTCTGGCGCCGGGCCATGTCAGCATGGTGATCGGTACCGCCGCTTACGATTTTATTGCCGACCAGTTCAGCCGTCCGCTGGTGGTGGCGGGTTTCGAGCCGCTGGATTTATTGCAGGGCGTGTTGATGCTGGTGGAGCAAAAAATTGCGGGTCACAGCCAGGTAGAGAATCAGTACAAACGCGTGGTGCCGGATGCCGGAAATGCCCTGGCGCAGCGCGCCATGGGCGAGGTTTTTTGCGTACAGGGTGAGTCGGAGTGGCGTGGGCTAGGGGTGATCGCCGAATCCGGCGTGCGGTTGACGGAGCCTTATCGTCAGTTTGATGCGGAGGCCCATTTCCGGCCGCAACCGCAGCAGGTGTATGACGATCCGCGCGCCCGCTGCGGTGATGTGCTGACCGGACGCTGTAAACCCCATCAGTGCCCGATGTTTGGCAGCGGCTGTAATCCACAAAATGCTTTTGGCGCGTTAATGGTCTCTTCCGAGGGAGCCTGCGCGGCCTGGTATCAGTACAGAAGTCAGGAAGTTAACGCATGA
- the hypE gene encoding hydrogenase expression/formation protein HypE, with product MKSIELAHGSGGRAMQQLIASLFMSAFDNPWLTEQEDQARLALSELTARGDRLAFSTDSYVIDPLFFPGGDIGKLAVCGTVNDIAVSGAQPRWLSCGFILEEGLPLATLERTVASMAQAARDAGVSIVTGDTKVVPRGAADKLFINTAGLGAIPAGLSWGATQIAAGDVLIVSGTLGDHGATILNLREELGLDGDLHSDCAALTPLIAPLVAIQGVKALRDATRGGVNAVLHEFAAASGCGMDIVESQLPITPAVRGVCELLGLDALNFANEGKLVIVATRQAAPAVIAALQNHPLGRQATLIGEVVEQRGVRVSGLYGIRRVLDLPHSEPLPRIC from the coding sequence ATGAAATCCATTGAATTAGCCCACGGCAGTGGTGGACGGGCGATGCAGCAGCTTATCGCCAGCCTGTTTATGAGCGCCTTTGATAACCCGTGGCTGACGGAGCAGGAAGACCAGGCCAGACTGGCCCTGAGTGAGCTGACTGCCCGTGGCGATCGTCTGGCGTTTTCCACGGACAGCTACGTTATCGATCCGCTGTTTTTCCCCGGTGGTGATATTGGCAAACTTGCCGTGTGCGGCACGGTGAATGACATTGCCGTCAGCGGCGCGCAACCGCGCTGGCTCTCCTGTGGTTTTATCCTTGAAGAAGGATTACCGCTGGCGACACTGGAACGCACGGTCGCCAGCATGGCGCAGGCGGCGAGAGACGCGGGGGTCAGCATCGTCACCGGTGACACCAAAGTGGTGCCGCGCGGCGCGGCGGATAAGTTATTTATTAACACCGCTGGCCTCGGTGCCATCCCCGCCGGGCTGAGCTGGGGGGCCACACAAATTGCAGCGGGTGATGTTCTGATTGTCAGCGGTACCCTGGGTGACCACGGTGCGACCATCCTGAATTTACGAGAGGAGCTGGGGCTGGACGGGGATTTACACAGCGATTGTGCGGCCCTGACGCCGTTGATTGCGCCGCTGGTGGCGATACAAGGTGTGAAAGCGTTGCGAGATGCCACGCGCGGCGGCGTAAATGCGGTGCTGCATGAGTTTGCTGCTGCCAGCGGCTGCGGCATGGACATTGTTGAAAGCCAACTACCGATCACCCCGGCAGTGCGCGGCGTTTGTGAGTTGCTGGGGCTGGACGCCCTGAATTTTGCTAACGAAGGCAAACTGGTGATAGTTGCCACGCGTCAGGCGGCTCCGGCGGTCATCGCTGCGTTACAAAACCATCCTTTAGGCCGCCAGGCCACCCTTATCGGCGAGGTTGTCGAACAGCGCGGTGTCAGAGTGAGCGGCCTTTACGGTATAAGACGCGTCCTGGATCTGCCGCATTCTGAACCCTTGCCACGCATTTGTTGA
- the flhA gene encoding formate hydrogenlyase transcriptional activator FlhA: MTYTPMSDLGQQGLFEITHTLLQQPDAGALINRLAKLVKQAGLADRVNMLLFDAQHQQVSFYGMDKACRPQQHEDIGELTQGPVRRLLSRPEALMCTWPEFSDTWPQVARLDSYNGFGRYCLLPLAADGHIFGGCEFIRNNDSGWSEKELARLHTLAQVVGLVVQQIQSLQDTHDDRLQLSRERDAFRTLVAVTNAVLSRLDLDEVISEIAREIHSHFGIDSVGIVVRSSRKAWLTIHSTHFVDEASPIHDQSEVAEAGTLSEKVFNSGEMLLLNLYSDAQAASYEHLLQDLWDNQIRTLCLLPLKFGDNMLGVMKLAQRREGGFTPANLQLLQQIAERIAIALDNALAWQEIKRLKENLVGRDLYITEQIDNVAGESGEIIGRSEVMSHVLKQVEMVARSDSTVLILGETGTGKELIARAIHNQSERNSRRMVKMNCAAMPAGLLESDLFGHERGAFTGANTQRIGRFELADKSSLFLDEVGDMPLELQPKLLRVLQEKEFERLGSNKLLTVDVRLIAATNRDLKQMVSEREFRNDLYYRLNVFPIRLPPLRERPEDIPLLVKSLTFKIARRMNRNIDSIPAETLRTLRRMEWPGNVRELENVIERAVLLTRGNVLHLSLPEIDYRPRVESSEPVTPATEDHAGEDEYQLIMRVLKETNGVVAGPRGAAQRLGIKRTTLLSRMKRLGINKEVS; encoded by the coding sequence ATGACATACACCCCGATGAGCGATCTCGGACAGCAAGGGCTGTTTGAGATCACCCACACGCTGTTACAACAGCCTGATGCTGGCGCGCTGATCAACCGTCTCGCTAAACTTGTTAAACAGGCGGGGTTAGCCGATCGCGTGAATATGTTGCTTTTTGATGCACAGCATCAACAGGTGAGTTTTTATGGCATGGACAAAGCCTGCAGACCGCAGCAGCACGAAGATATCGGGGAGCTGACCCAGGGACCGGTCCGGCGTCTGCTTTCCCGGCCAGAGGCACTGATGTGCACCTGGCCAGAGTTTAGCGATACCTGGCCACAGGTAGCCAGGCTGGATTCTTACAATGGCTTTGGCCGTTATTGTCTGCTGCCACTGGCGGCTGATGGGCATATTTTTGGCGGCTGCGAGTTTATTCGCAATAACGATAGTGGCTGGAGTGAGAAAGAGCTGGCCCGTCTGCATACCCTGGCCCAGGTGGTTGGATTGGTGGTACAGCAAATTCAGAGCCTGCAGGATACCCATGATGACCGGTTGCAACTCAGTCGTGAACGGGATGCCTTTCGCACACTGGTGGCAGTGACCAACGCTGTGTTGTCGAGGCTGGATCTTGACGAGGTGATTAGCGAAATCGCCCGCGAGATCCACAGCCACTTCGGCATCGATTCCGTCGGTATTGTGGTGCGCAGCAGCCGTAAAGCGTGGCTGACGATACACTCAACCCATTTTGTTGATGAAGCCTCGCCGATTCACGATCAAAGCGAAGTGGCAGAAGCCGGGACGCTTTCGGAGAAGGTGTTTAACAGCGGTGAGATGCTGCTGCTTAACCTTTACAGCGATGCACAGGCCGCTTCGTATGAGCACCTGCTTCAGGATCTCTGGGACAACCAGATTCGGACGCTCTGCCTGCTGCCGTTAAAATTTGGCGATAACATGCTGGGTGTGATGAAGCTGGCGCAACGTCGGGAAGGGGGCTTTACACCGGCCAATTTGCAGTTGCTGCAACAGATTGCTGAGCGCATTGCCATCGCGCTGGACAATGCGCTGGCCTGGCAGGAAATCAAGCGGCTGAAAGAAAATCTGGTGGGCCGTGATCTGTATATCACCGAACAGATCGACAATGTAGCTGGTGAGTCCGGAGAAATTATCGGTCGCAGCGAAGTGATGTCGCATGTGCTGAAACAGGTGGAGATGGTGGCGCGCAGCGACAGTACGGTGCTGATCCTTGGAGAAACCGGCACCGGTAAAGAGTTGATTGCACGAGCCATTCATAATCAAAGTGAACGCAACAGCCGTCGCATGGTGAAAATGAACTGCGCTGCGATGCCCGCCGGGTTGCTGGAAAGTGATTTGTTCGGCCACGAACGCGGCGCGTTTACCGGTGCCAATACCCAGCGCATTGGCCGCTTTGAACTGGCGGATAAAAGCTCACTGTTTCTTGATGAAGTGGGTGATATGCCGCTGGAATTACAACCCAAACTGCTACGCGTGTTGCAGGAAAAGGAGTTTGAACGCCTCGGCAGCAACAAATTACTGACCGTGGATGTACGCCTGATCGCCGCGACTAACCGCGATCTGAAGCAAATGGTGTCCGAACGTGAATTTCGCAACGACCTGTATTATCGACTCAACGTCTTTCCCATCCGGCTGCCACCGTTGCGCGAACGTCCGGAGGACATCCCGCTGCTGGTGAAATCCCTGACCTTTAAAATCGCCCGGCGCATGAACCGTAATATCGATAGCATTCCAGCTGAGACCCTGCGTACCCTGCGACGCATGGAGTGGCCCGGTAATGTGCGCGAGCTGGAAAACGTGATCGAACGGGCGGTGTTGTTGACGCGTGGCAATGTGCTGCATCTTTCGCTACCGGAAATTGATTATCGTCCACGGGTGGAAAGCAGCGAGCCTGTCACGCCAGCCACGGAAGACCATGCCGGGGAGGACGAATATCAACTGATTATGCGGGTGCTGAAAGAAACCAACGGCGTGGTGGCTGGCCCGCGTGGTGCGGCTCAACGACTGGGCATTAAGCGCACCACGCTGCTATCACGGATGAAGCGGTTAGGGATTAATAAGGAGGTTTCTTAA
- a CDS encoding alpha/beta hydrolase, producing MLLISAGTGYARPDMTPLGPNIADKGSAFYHFSVRTFDSADGQRHYKVWTGIPNKTPPKAGYPILYMLDGNAVMDRLSDSLLEKASAESPPVLVVIGYQTNLPFDLNARAYDYTSAVTNNNGEPRRDGHGRSGGGSPAFRHLLEATIAPQAEQNLAINPLKRGIWGHSYGGLFVLDAYLSSPFFTFYYSASPSLGRDNFQLLNEMTSVSKDRFSHKQLVLMEGNGDSRQDANTGPSAVLRAVRDTVSSLRASGVTATWALFPGLTHGAMFTPSFQSALLRLSEAP from the coding sequence ATGCTGCTAATCAGCGCCGGGACCGGCTATGCCCGGCCTGATATGACACCACTGGGGCCGAATATTGCCGACAAAGGGTCCGCTTTTTACCATTTTTCGGTGCGTACCTTTGATTCTGCCGACGGCCAGCGGCACTACAAAGTGTGGACCGGGATCCCCAATAAAACCCCGCCAAAAGCGGGCTATCCCATCCTGTATATGCTGGACGGCAATGCGGTGATGGACCGGTTATCCGACAGCCTGCTGGAGAAAGCATCCGCGGAATCCCCACCGGTGCTGGTGGTGATCGGTTACCAGACCAACCTGCCGTTTGACCTGAACGCCAGAGCTTATGATTACACATCCGCAGTGACCAATAACAACGGTGAACCGCGGCGTGATGGCCATGGCCGCAGCGGTGGCGGCAGCCCCGCCTTCCGCCATCTGCTGGAAGCAACCATCGCCCCTCAGGCCGAGCAGAACCTGGCTATCAACCCGTTAAAACGTGGCATCTGGGGCCATTCCTATGGCGGGCTATTTGTGCTGGATGCGTATCTCTCCTCGCCATTTTTCACATTCTATTATTCAGCCAGTCCCTCGCTGGGGCGGGATAACTTCCAGCTGCTTAATGAGATGACATCCGTCAGCAAAGACCGCTTCAGCCATAAACAGCTGGTACTGATGGAAGGCAACGGTGACAGCAGACAGGATGCCAACACCGGCCCATCGGCAGTGTTACGCGCCGTGCGGGATACCGTCTCCAGCCTGCGCGCCAGCGGTGTCACGGCAACCTGGGCGCTGTTTCCCGGGCTGACACATGGCGCGATGTTCACGCCATCGTTTCAGTCAGCACTGTTACGCCTGTCTGAGGCCCCCTGA
- a CDS encoding ABC transporter substrate-binding protein, whose translation MTHSFPYQISHEYGETFLTNKPVRVATISTGQTDSCVTLGIIPVGTTQGHGTGVFEPYLSLYYPQHARGLGTMRDLGERKDPDIEAIKSVHPDLILLNSAGLQQPEILTALQAIAPAVVTKGRGTNWRSDFLKVAEALGRQPEADSWLQSWDHDCLHTRPANTSIAFIQSNGQRVKLMGRHSFAGLIAKDLGLNWGGGEDFASVSRIIEPQDLAGIDADWIIFGGQKNGSSLIRSMAGWENLRAVQKGQAVEVDYQPYFNNAGPTAARIVLNQLRAIIGG comes from the coding sequence ATGACGCATTCTTTTCCATACCAAATTTCACACGAATATGGCGAAACATTTTTAACCAATAAACCCGTTCGCGTTGCCACCATTTCGACCGGGCAGACTGACAGTTGCGTCACTCTGGGGATCATTCCTGTAGGCACCACACAGGGCCATGGCACGGGGGTCTTTGAACCCTATTTATCGCTTTATTATCCCCAGCACGCGCGTGGCTTAGGGACAATGCGTGACCTTGGTGAGCGTAAGGATCCCGATATTGAAGCAATAAAATCCGTGCATCCGGACCTTATCCTGCTGAACTCCGCCGGATTGCAGCAACCCGAGATCCTGACCGCCCTGCAAGCCATCGCCCCTGCGGTGGTGACAAAAGGTCGGGGCACCAACTGGCGCAGCGATTTTCTTAAAGTGGCCGAAGCGCTGGGTCGTCAGCCGGAGGCCGACAGCTGGTTGCAGTCCTGGGATCACGACTGCTTGCATACTCGTCCGGCAAACACCTCTATCGCCTTTATTCAGTCCAATGGACAGCGGGTTAAACTGATGGGACGCCACTCGTTCGCCGGTTTAATCGCGAAAGACTTAGGGCTGAACTGGGGAGGCGGTGAAGACTTTGCTAGCGTTTCCCGTATCATTGAACCACAAGACCTGGCAGGTATTGATGCCGACTGGATTATCTTTGGCGGGCAGAAAAACGGTTCCAGCCTAATCCGTTCGATGGCGGGCTGGGAGAATCTGCGCGCGGTGCAGAAGGGCCAGGCAGTAGAAGTTGACTACCAGCCCTACTTTAACAACGCCGGGCCCACGGCAGCGCGTATTGTCCTGAATCAGCTGCGAGCAATTATTGGCGGATGA
- a CDS encoding alpha/beta hydrolase, with protein MLPVNAQKALEGWKEAAMPVFLKMHGASDHSWQEARDSYVAGLDRLFPAPAGVAFTQTDLGGVATMVVTPDNVIEGRTLFYIHGGGYVHGGIKAYRGLAGNYARQLRARVYVPDYRQAPEYPFPTPIEDTFTAWRALLASGVDAKSLAISGDSAGGAMLITIMRKARDAQIPLPAAAVAISPWADLTHSGESARVRDGLDPLCSTEFLNQLAGIFLAGALPTHPDASPIFADVRDLPPTLIQIGENEVMLSGAIRLAAHLGENRVRSSLEVWPGMFHVWHLFAGLLPEADQALRNAVRFLNDALTPAT; from the coding sequence ATGTTACCTGTTAATGCACAAAAAGCGTTAGAAGGCTGGAAAGAGGCGGCGATGCCGGTATTTCTGAAAATGCATGGGGCCAGTGACCACAGCTGGCAAGAGGCGCGCGACAGCTATGTTGCGGGACTGGACCGCCTTTTCCCCGCACCGGCAGGCGTGGCTTTTACCCAGACGGATTTAGGCGGCGTCGCGACCATGGTGGTCACGCCGGATAACGTGATTGAAGGCCGGACTCTGTTTTATATCCATGGCGGTGGCTATGTTCATGGCGGAATAAAAGCTTATCGAGGACTCGCCGGGAATTATGCCAGACAGCTACGCGCGCGGGTTTACGTCCCGGATTACCGCCAGGCACCAGAATATCCCTTCCCGACGCCGATTGAAGATACCTTCACTGCATGGCGCGCATTGCTGGCCAGCGGAGTGGATGCCAAATCGCTGGCTATTTCCGGCGATTCGGCAGGGGGAGCCATGCTGATAACCATCATGCGTAAAGCACGCGATGCGCAAATCCCATTGCCTGCCGCCGCCGTGGCTATTTCTCCCTGGGCTGACCTCACCCACAGCGGCGAGTCGGCGCGCGTCAGGGATGGGCTTGATCCCTTATGCAGCACGGAATTTCTTAACCAGCTGGCAGGTATTTTTCTGGCGGGAGCATTACCCACCCATCCTGATGCCTCACCGATTTTTGCCGATGTCAGGGATCTGCCCCCCACGCTCATCCAGATAGGTGAAAATGAAGTGATGCTGAGTGGCGCAATCCGACTCGCCGCGCATCTTGGCGAAAATCGGGTCCGCAGTTCACTTGAAGTCTGGCCCGGAATGTTCCATGTGTGGCATTTGTTTGCCGGATTGCTTCCCGAAGCCGACCAGGCATTACGCAACGCGGTGAGATTCCTCAATGATGCGTTAACACCCGCCACCTGA
- a CDS encoding LysR family transcriptional regulator: MRTFVAIVEMGSFVAAAKALGLTRSAAGKALARLETHLGTRLLHRSTRTLSLTTDGQFFYERCVQILADIDEAESSVRQDNPEPKGTLRLTVTSAFGRIVILPLLHEFLKKWPELEIEISFTDRIIDLVEEGFDLGIRLGELPVDSLMIARRITHCQHFIYASPAYLQQQGTPEDIHEIGSHQRLIYGLQPGSGVWQLAEKAGAEIAIAGNRRLRFDSGEAIKDAAVAGMGIALMPSFLAADDVHHQRLVRLFPAWAGRDIAINAVYPHRKHLAAKVRQFIDMLVMHFPS, translated from the coding sequence ATGCGCACCTTCGTGGCGATCGTTGAAATGGGAAGTTTTGTCGCGGCCGCGAAAGCGTTGGGGTTAACGCGGTCTGCTGCGGGCAAGGCCCTTGCCCGACTGGAAACGCATCTGGGCACGCGTTTGCTGCATCGTTCGACCCGCACGTTGTCACTGACCACCGATGGACAATTTTTTTACGAACGATGCGTGCAGATCCTGGCGGATATTGATGAAGCTGAAAGCAGCGTCAGGCAGGATAATCCCGAACCGAAAGGGACTTTGCGTCTCACCGTAACCTCAGCGTTTGGCCGCATCGTGATTTTGCCGCTGCTGCATGAATTCCTGAAAAAATGGCCTGAACTGGAAATTGAAATCAGTTTTACCGACCGGATTATCGACTTAGTTGAAGAGGGTTTCGACCTGGGAATCAGATTGGGAGAACTGCCGGTTGATTCATTAATGATTGCCCGCCGCATTACCCACTGCCAGCATTTTATCTACGCGTCACCCGCTTATTTGCAACAGCAGGGGACACCAGAAGATATTCATGAAATTGGGTCCCATCAGAGGCTGATATATGGCCTCCAGCCCGGTTCAGGTGTCTGGCAACTGGCTGAGAAGGCGGGTGCTGAGATTGCCATTGCTGGCAATCGCCGTCTGCGCTTCGACAGCGGGGAAGCGATAAAAGATGCTGCCGTGGCGGGTATGGGAATTGCCCTGATGCCCTCATTTCTGGCGGCTGACGATGTGCATCACCAGCGTTTAGTCAGGTTATTCCCCGCCTGGGCAGGCAGGGACATCGCCATTAATGCGGTATACCCGCATCGCAAACACCTGGCGGCAAAAGTCCGGCAATTCATTGATATGTTAGTGATGCACTTTCCATCCTGA
- a CDS encoding NADPH-dependent F420 reductase encodes MSRFAKVLVGSFLLMLAGSASVLAAPLPRIGIIGAGDMGGTLGRLWVKAGYSVFFASRHPQELQPLVSSLGSHAQAGTPLQAAKFGDVVVMAVPYGALPALAKSLAEPLQGKVVLDVANPYPQRDGEVATQALQAGSGVYSARLFSGSRVVRGFNSLAAASLAADAHRPGEALAVPLAGDDKNALDTVAQLTQAAGFAPVVTGNLATATLFQPGSDLFLQTLTADEVRQAIHQ; translated from the coding sequence ATGTCACGCTTCGCGAAGGTTCTGGTTGGTTCTTTTTTACTGATGCTGGCGGGCAGCGCCAGTGTTTTGGCTGCGCCCCTGCCGCGCATCGGGATTATTGGTGCGGGTGATATGGGGGGAACGCTGGGGCGGCTGTGGGTAAAGGCCGGTTATTCGGTGTTTTTTGCCTCCCGCCACCCTCAGGAGTTACAACCGCTGGTCAGTTCGCTGGGATCGCATGCCCAGGCTGGCACCCCGCTACAGGCGGCAAAATTCGGTGATGTGGTGGTGATGGCGGTGCCGTATGGCGCTTTACCGGCACTGGCGAAAAGTCTGGCTGAACCTTTGCAGGGAAAAGTGGTGCTGGATGTCGCCAATCCTTATCCGCAAAGGGATGGAGAGGTGGCTACGCAGGCATTACAGGCCGGTAGCGGTGTTTACAGCGCCCGTCTTTTCAGCGGTTCAAGGGTGGTACGGGGATTCAATTCGCTGGCGGCTGCCAGCCTGGCCGCCGATGCACATCGCCCAGGCGAGGCGCTCGCGGTGCCGCTGGCTGGCGACGATAAGAACGCGCTGGATACGGTAGCACAACTGACGCAGGCGGCGGGTTTCGCCCCGGTGGTGACAGGCAACCTGGCCACCGCGACCTTGTTCCAGCCCGGCAGCGATCTGTTTTTACAGACGCTAACGGCTGATGAAGTCAGACAGGCTATTCATCAGTAA